The Juglans regia cultivar Chandler chromosome 2, Walnut 2.0, whole genome shotgun sequence genome includes a window with the following:
- the LOC109009694 gene encoding uncharacterized mitochondrial protein AtMg00810-like: protein MQIPPDYGDGNGRKVCRLKKSLYGLKQALRQWYSKLSNFIIQQGFNQSKADYSLFTKSEGTSFIAILVCVDDIIVASNCVDAVNTLKVSLNDKFKIKDLGKLKYFLGLEVARSEEGIYVCQRKYALDILKDFGTIGSAPARIHLDQNLKLSKDQVELLADPTLYRRLIGRLLYLTISRPDLAYSIRLLCQFMDSPRVPIYMLLTKVLRYIKRAPGQGLLYSTKSELQLQGYCDSDWGSCPDTRRSVIGYCVFIGSSLVSWKSKRQNVVSRSSAEAEYRAMANLSCELT from the coding sequence ATGCAAATACCACCTGATTATGGTGATGGAAATGGGAGAAAAGTTTGCAGGCTTAAGAAAAGTTTATATGGGTTGAAGCAAGCATTGAGACAATGGTATTCCAAGCTATCTAATTTCATCATCCAGCAAGGATTCAATCAGTCTAAGGCTGATTACAGCCTGTTTACAAAGTCAGAAGGTACCTCATTCATAGCCATCCTTGTATGTGTTGATGACATTATAGTTGCAAGTAATTGTGTGGATGCTGTCAATACTCTTAAGGTTTCTCtcaatgataaatttaaaattaaagaccTTGGGAAACTGAAATACTTCCTCGGTCTTGAGGTAGCAAGGTCAGAAGAAGGCATCTATGTATGCCAAAGGAAATATGCACTTGACATACTAAAGGATTTTGGTACAATAGGTTCTGCCCCTGCTAGAATTCATTTAGATCAAAACCTCAAGTTATCTAAGGATCAAGTGGAATTACTTGCTGACCCTACTCTTTATAGGAGGTTAATTGGTCGGTTACTTTACTTAACTATATCTAGACCAGACCTTGCATACTCTATCCGATTGTTGTGTCAATTTATGGATAGTCCTAGAGTTCCCATCTACATGCTGCTCACAAAAGTGTTAAGGTACATTAAAAGGGCACCAGGCCAAGGATTGCTCTATTCTACAAAATCTGAATTGCAACTTCAAGGTTATTGTGACTCGGATTGGGGGTCTTGTCCAGACACAAGGAGATCAGTGATAGGATATTGTGTGTTCATTGGTTCTTCCTTGGTATCTTGGAAATCAAAGAGACAAAATGTGGTGTCAAGGTCCTCGGCTGAGGCTGAATATAGAGCAATGGCCAACCTTAGTTGTGAATTGACCTAG